One Myxococcaceae bacterium JPH2 genomic window, AAGTGGGCGACGTGCGCCTGCGCTTCAGCCCGCAGATGGCGCCCGTGCAGGTGGAGCCCACGGTCGAGGACCGGCTGGGCGACCTGGTGGGCCGCAGCGTGCCCATGCGGCAGATTTTCGCGCTGCTCCAGCGCATCGCGCCCACGGACTCCACCGTGCTGCTGGTGGGCGAGACGGGCTCGGGCAAGGGCGCGGGCGCCAAGGCCATCCACAAGTTGAGCCCGCGCGCGTCCGGGCCGCTCGTCGTCTTCGACTGCGCCAGCGTCTCCGACTCGCTCATCGAGAGCGAGCTGTTCGGCCACGAGAAGGGCGCGTTCACCGGCGCGGTGAGCCAGCGCATCGGGTGCCTGGAGCGCGCCAACGGCGGCACGCTGTTCCTGGATGAAATCGACGACCTCGCGCTGGACCTGCAGCCCAAGCTGCTGCGCGCCATCGAGGATCGCGAGTTCCGCCGCCTGGGCGCCTCGACCCCCATCTCCTTCAACGCGCGCATCGTCGTGGCCAGCAAGAAGGACCTGTGGGCGGAGACGCAGGCCGGCCGCTTCCGCGAGGACCTCTACTTCCGCCTGTCTGTCTTCACCGTCGTGCTGCCGTCCCTGCGCGACCGCAAGGAGGACATCCCGCTGCTGGTGGAGGCCTTCGCCGGCGAGGGCCTGTGGGCGCGGCTGCCGGAGAAGATTCGCGAGCAGTTCCTCGGGCACACGTGGCCGGGCAACGTGCGCGAGCTGCGCAACGCGCTGGAGCGCGCCCGTCACATGGTGGACATCCCCGAGCTGGCGGGGGACAGCCTGCTGCGCGAGTTCACCCGGGACGTGCCGGCGGCCGAAGGCGACTCGCTCTCGGTGGAGTTCACCGGCCCCTTCAAGGTCTGCAAGGACGACCTGGTGCGCGCCTTCGAGCGCGAGTACCTCACGCGCCTCCTAGGCCGCGCCCGGGGCAACATCGCCCGCGCCGCGCGCGAGGCCGAGCTGGACCGCAAGCACCTGTACTCGCTGTTGCACAAGTACGGGCTGGTGCAGAGCGAGAGCGACTGACGCGGGGCCGCGGGCCTCAGGGCGCGCGGCACGCCGGGTCCAACAGCTCCGGCCGGTACTCGAAGTGCATCGTGTCGTAGTGGTACCAGCGCCCTCCCCAGATGAAGCCCTCGGCCTCGAAGGCGTCCACGAGCACCTGGGGGATGGCGTTGGCCCAGCGCACCGGCTCCTTGGGCTTCTGCCATTCCCAGTAGTGCGAGCGCGCCACGTTCAGGTCGAGCGACACGCCGTAGGAATGCGCGCTCTGCCGCTTCGTGTTCGCGATGGTCCGCCAGTTGAACGTGCCGCCCACCTTGCTCACGAACGGGCGCAGCGACGCGTCGGCCGCGAGCAGCGCCTCCACGCGCTCGGCCACGCGGCGGAACGCGGGCGCCACCTTCGCGTGCACCCGCAGCGTCGTGCCCGCGAAGACGACTGGCACCAGCGCCGCGCGGACCTGCTCGGCGGAAGCGCCGTAGGTGGCGTGGAACAGCGGATCCCACCGGATGCGGCCCGGGTCATCATTCACGCCCGTCACGGGCACCACCGGCCCGGCCCGGTACGGCAGCGACAGCGTGTCCTCCAGGTCCGGTGCGTCCAGGCGCTCGTCGAACGACTTCACGCGCCCATCGTCGAACGGATACGTGGGCCCCTCCGCCGCGAGCTGGAAGCCCCAGCGCCCCCCTTCTTCCTGGACGGGCCGCACCGCCGGGTACCACTTCGCCAGGCACGCGAGCGCGGCGGGCGGAGCGGCGCTGCCCGCGTCAGGCCCGGAGGCCCAGGCAGCGGACGAGGATGCGACGAGGACGAGCAGCGTAAGGCGCGGAAGCCGGAGGGGGATGGACACGGGGCGGCATCTTCTCACCCCCGGACGCGGAGGGGGACCCAATGGCAGGCATTGGACATCTCTTCAAAACCCGCCCAGTCGTATGAACCCTCGTGGCATGGTGACACGGGATTCGCTGTCAGCCCCCCATTCAAGGAGGATGAAGATGCGTCGATCTCGCTGGCTCGGAGTGACGGTTGCGGGCTTCCTGGCGCTGCAGGCCACGGGATGCTTCGGGTCGTTCGGCCTGACTCGGAAGATCTGGCAGTTCAACAAGGACGTGTCGGGGAACAAGTTCGTCCAGTGGCTCATCTTCCTCGTCTTCGTCATCGTCCCTGTCTACGAGCTGGGCACGCTCGCGGACGCGCTCGTCGTCAACAGCATCGAGTTCTGGTCCGGTGACAAGGTGGTGGGCAGCGCGGACAGCCCGGACGGCAACACGCGCATCGTGCGCCTCAACGACACGGACACGCTGGAGATGTCGCGCGACGTGGAGACCGGCGTGATGCGCATGGAGCTGCGCCGCGAGGGACAGGCGCCGGTGGTGCGCTACTTCGAGCCGCTCGAGGACGGCATGGTCGCGCGCGACGACACGGGCGCCCTGCTCATCCGCGCGCAGGAGCAGCAGGATGGCGCGGTGGTGGTGACCAACGCCGAGGGCACCGCGCTCACCGTGCACGCGCGCGACGCCGTGGACACCGCGCGCCAGCTGTTCCTCCAGGGCGGCGCCGAGGCCCTGGCCCAGTACGCCACGCACCAGGCCCCGCTCGCATCGCAGGCCCTGGCGCTCAACACCTGCGCGGCGCGCTGAAGCCCCTCCGCGCGGACCGACCGCGGAGCCCCCTGAAGGGCTCCGCGCGTCACCCCGCGACTCAGGGCTGCTCGGGAGGCGGCTTCACCTCGCCCGTCTCGGGGCCGAAGCCCGCATCGAGCGCGGTGGCGGAGAAGGTGCCTTCCATGCTGCGGCCGGCGCCGTAGGCATCGCCCTTGCGGAACGACAGCGAGAAGTCACCCGAGGTGGCCTCACCCGGGTTGCCGCCCTTGTCGAGCACCAGGTCTCCGCGCTCCACGGGGCCGAACATGCGCGCGGGCTCGCCCGCCGCCACGTGCACCACCGAGGCGCGGTCCTTGCCCGAGGGCGTCGTGCCGCCCAGCGGAAGCTTGGCCCCCGGCTTGAGGTCCAGGCCCTCGGTGTCCACCGTGAGGCGGGCGACGAGGTCCACGTCCATCCCGTTGTTGCGGAAGTAGCTGACCTGGAACGCCTCGGCGTTGCGCCGCACCTCCACGCGCGACACGTCGCCCGTGGGGAACAGCTCCGACACGCTGCCCGACAGGGAGTTGTCCCCCCGTCCACACGCGAGGATGCCCGCCGCGCACGCGAGGCCCGCGAGCCCCAAAGACACGAGCCCCCGGCCTCCGCGCGTCATCGCTCCACCGCGAGCGTGAGGGTCCCCGAGGACGGCACGCGATAGAGCACCACGCGCTTGCCCGACGAC contains:
- a CDS encoding sigma 54-dependent Fis family transcriptional regulator, producing the protein MPPFPPSPIPTHTVVGTRAQGERLSAQQFHLVLLDTERAGTVYPLANEALRVGKSSDNDVVIDHPTVSRNHLVVQRQGDRFLVQDLGSTNGTFLDGAQVREAYLRPGALLEVGDVRLRFSPQMAPVQVEPTVEDRLGDLVGRSVPMRQIFALLQRIAPTDSTVLLVGETGSGKGAGAKAIHKLSPRASGPLVVFDCASVSDSLIESELFGHEKGAFTGAVSQRIGCLERANGGTLFLDEIDDLALDLQPKLLRAIEDREFRRLGASTPISFNARIVVASKKDLWAETQAGRFREDLYFRLSVFTVVLPSLRDRKEDIPLLVEAFAGEGLWARLPEKIREQFLGHTWPGNVRELRNALERARHMVDIPELAGDSLLREFTRDVPAAEGDSLSVEFTGPFKVCKDDLVRAFEREYLTRLLGRARGNIARAAREAELDRKHLYSLLHKYGLVQSESD
- a CDS encoding M15 family metallopeptidase, whose protein sequence is MRPVQEEGGRWGFQLAAEGPTYPFDDGRVKSFDERLDAPDLEDTLSLPYRAGPVVPVTGVNDDPGRIRWDPLFHATYGASAEQVRAALVPVVFAGTTLRVHAKVAPAFRRVAERVEALLAADASLRPFVSKVGGTFNWRTIANTKRQSAHSYGVSLDLNVARSHYWEWQKPKEPVRWANAIPQVLVDAFEAEGFIWGGRWYHYDTMHFEYRPELLDPACRAP
- a CDS encoding DUF3332 domain-containing protein codes for the protein MKMRRSRWLGVTVAGFLALQATGCFGSFGLTRKIWQFNKDVSGNKFVQWLIFLVFVIVPVYELGTLADALVVNSIEFWSGDKVVGSADSPDGNTRIVRLNDTDTLEMSRDVETGVMRMELRREGQAPVVRYFEPLEDGMVARDDTGALLIRAQEQQDGAVVVTNAEGTALTVHARDAVDTARQLFLQGGAEALAQYATHQAPLASQALALNTCAAR